One segment of Desulfosudis oleivorans Hxd3 DNA contains the following:
- a CDS encoding NAD-dependent epimerase/dehydratase family protein, producing the protein MSHILILGGDGYLGWPTAMHFSAQGADVTVVDNYFRRNACIELDVGMLYPVPTLVQRAAIWHEKTGRQIKVVIGDLADPEVMRGLFDGRAEYAWAVDKKFSGIPDTVLHYAEQPSAPYSLINYRYANITIANNLLVTNNLMFSLRDFSRQTHVIHIGTMGEYGTPNIDIEEGWLDIEHKGRKDRFLFPRQASSLYHTTKIMDTDLMWFAVRMWNLRITDLMQGPVYGFETTEAEGDQRLRTIFNYDEIFGTLLNRFVTQAVVGYPLTVYGKGGQTRGYLNINDTLQCVAMSEKTPAKSGELRIFNQIMETFSVNELADRVCNVGRQLGYDVKVQNLENPRKEAEEHYYNPAYQGLVDIGVKPHYLTDEVLASFFHAVETYRDNIRPEVIFRGIKW; encoded by the coding sequence ATGTCTCACATTCTTATTCTCGGCGGTGACGGCTACCTGGGGTGGCCCACGGCCATGCATTTTTCCGCCCAGGGTGCTGATGTCACCGTTGTGGACAACTATTTTCGCAGAAATGCCTGCATAGAGCTGGATGTTGGCATGCTCTATCCGGTTCCCACCCTGGTCCAGCGGGCCGCCATCTGGCATGAAAAGACCGGCCGTCAGATCAAGGTGGTGATCGGGGATCTGGCCGACCCCGAGGTCATGCGGGGCCTGTTTGACGGCCGGGCCGAATATGCCTGGGCCGTGGACAAAAAGTTTTCCGGAATCCCCGACACCGTTCTCCATTACGCCGAGCAGCCGTCGGCCCCTTATTCACTTATCAATTACCGGTATGCAAACATCACCATTGCCAACAACCTGCTGGTTACCAACAACCTGATGTTTTCCCTGCGGGACTTTTCCCGGCAGACCCACGTGATCCACATCGGCACCATGGGCGAATACGGCACCCCGAATATTGATATCGAGGAAGGGTGGCTTGATATCGAGCACAAGGGCCGGAAGGACCGGTTTCTGTTTCCCCGGCAGGCCAGCTCCCTCTACCATACCACCAAGATCATGGACACCGACCTGATGTGGTTTGCCGTGCGCATGTGGAACCTGCGGATCACCGACCTGATGCAGGGCCCGGTCTACGGGTTTGAAACCACGGAGGCCGAAGGGGACCAGCGGCTGCGCACCATTTTTAATTATGACGAGATATTCGGCACCCTGCTCAACCGCTTTGTCACCCAGGCGGTGGTGGGCTACCCCCTGACGGTATACGGTAAAGGGGGCCAGACAAGGGGCTACCTGAACATCAACGACACCCTGCAGTGCGTGGCCATGTCTGAAAAGACCCCGGCCAAAAGCGGTGAACTGCGGATTTTCAACCAGATCATGGAGACCTTTTCCGTCAACGAACTGGCTGACAGGGTGTGCAACGTGGGCCGGCAACTGGGTTATGACGTAAAAGTTCAGAACCTTGAAAACCCCCGCAAAGAGGCCGAAGAACACTACTATAATCCCGCCTACCAGGGCCTGGTGGACATCGGTGTAAAACCCCATTACCTGACCGATGAGGTGCTGGCCTCTTTTTTTCATGCCGTTGAAACGTATCGGGATAACATTCGGCCTGAGGTTATCTTCAGAGGCATCAAGTGGTAA
- a CDS encoding MraY family glycosyltransferase, translating into MTIGSFWTYAASLLLGAAGAWAVVRWGHRLALLDRPGHRSSHSQTTPKGGGIGLLAAFVLCSLGVGVPAGFWIPAVVVSGASFLNDRREMGIKWRLGIQFLAAGLFLAACAIPGFDSLSFGAFIGLALFYAVFVAGTANYYNFMDGINGIAAITGMVGFGLLAAYGYMAGKPDALWCASLGMVFACAGFLPFNIPGAQVFMGDVGSVLLGFVFAALVVAFSASPAEFVACAGFLFPFYADELFTLVERVKAGEKITHAHRRHLYQVLANELGVAHWKVSAGYGMVQLAVGLCIWMLAGAGLLYAAAAVGVFSVIWGGVDRRIKNQANLISRERS; encoded by the coding sequence ATGACAATCGGTAGCTTCTGGACATACGCGGCATCCCTGCTGCTGGGGGCTGCCGGAGCGTGGGCGGTGGTGCGATGGGGCCACCGCCTGGCCCTGCTGGACCGGCCCGGCCACAGAAGCTCCCATTCGCAAACCACCCCTAAAGGAGGCGGTATCGGTCTGCTGGCGGCGTTTGTTTTGTGCAGCCTTGGGGTTGGCGTGCCTGCCGGCTTTTGGATACCGGCCGTGGTGGTGTCTGGCGCCAGCTTTTTAAACGACCGGCGGGAGATGGGTATAAAGTGGCGGCTGGGGATCCAGTTTCTTGCCGCCGGTCTGTTCCTGGCGGCCTGCGCCATTCCGGGGTTCGATTCCCTTTCTTTCGGCGCGTTCATCGGGCTGGCGCTTTTTTACGCGGTGTTTGTGGCGGGCACGGCCAACTACTACAACTTCATGGACGGGATCAACGGCATTGCCGCCATCACCGGCATGGTGGGGTTCGGTCTGCTGGCGGCTTATGGCTACATGGCCGGAAAACCGGATGCGTTATGGTGTGCCAGCCTGGGAATGGTCTTTGCCTGTGCCGGGTTTCTGCCCTTTAACATTCCCGGCGCTCAGGTTTTCATGGGGGACGTGGGCAGCGTTCTGCTGGGGTTTGTATTTGCGGCCCTGGTGGTGGCCTTTTCCGCATCACCGGCCGAGTTTGTGGCCTGTGCCGGTTTCCTGTTTCCGTTTTATGCCGACGAGCTGTTTACCCTGGTCGAACGGGTGAAGGCCGGCGAGAAAATCACCCATGCCCATCGCCGGCATTTATACCAGGTGCTGGCCAACGAACTGGGCGTGGCCCACTGGAAGGTCTCCGCGGGATATGGTATGGTCCAACTGGCTGTGGGCCTCTGCATCTGGATGCTTGCCGGGGCCGGCCTGTTGTATGCGGCGGCGGCTGTCGGGGTCTTTTCGGTAATATGGGGCGGGGTGGACAGGCGTATCAAAAACCAAGCAAATCTAATTTCACGGGAACGGTCATGA
- a CDS encoding SDR family NAD(P)-dependent oxidoreductase, which produces MNAFSDRRVLVTGCCGTVGSELVRQLLEVYGVGELVGIDNNESELFFAQQRFAGRPARFFLADVRDEARLKRLFSGIDIVFHTAAFKHVELCEVSPFEAVQTNIHGVQNVVWAAVENRVRTVVFTSSDKAVNPTNVMGTSKLMGERLMTAANSNLRSGKTVFAATRFGNVLGSRGSVIPIFREQIRKGGPVTLTDPDMTRFIMSIRQAVQLVIDSADIARGGEVFVTKMPVIRIEDLARVMIDDLAPRYGHDPAAVTTEVIGTKAGEKLYEELMTDEETRRSLELARYFVVRPAFLSLYREIDYTYADMISDRVDRPYHSANETPLTQAELRAFLYENNLIEGEAAEPFQPAKRF; this is translated from the coding sequence ATGAACGCATTCTCAGACAGACGTGTGCTGGTTACCGGGTGTTGCGGTACTGTGGGCAGCGAGCTGGTCCGCCAGCTGCTGGAGGTCTACGGCGTTGGCGAACTGGTTGGCATTGACAACAACGAAAGTGAGCTTTTTTTTGCCCAGCAGCGGTTTGCCGGCCGGCCGGCCCGGTTCTTTCTGGCCGATGTTCGGGACGAGGCCCGGCTGAAGCGGCTTTTCTCCGGCATCGACATCGTGTTTCACACAGCGGCGTTTAAACACGTGGAGCTGTGCGAGGTATCGCCCTTTGAGGCGGTGCAGACCAATATTCACGGGGTTCAGAACGTGGTGTGGGCCGCTGTTGAAAACAGGGTCCGAACGGTGGTGTTCACCAGCTCCGACAAGGCGGTCAACCCCACCAACGTGATGGGCACCTCCAAGCTGATGGGCGAGCGGCTCATGACAGCGGCCAACAGCAACCTGCGGTCCGGCAAAACCGTGTTTGCCGCCACCCGGTTCGGCAATGTGCTGGGCTCCCGGGGTTCGGTGATTCCCATCTTTCGCGAACAGATTCGAAAAGGCGGGCCCGTGACCCTCACCGATCCGGACATGACCCGGTTTATCATGAGCATTCGCCAGGCCGTGCAACTGGTCATTGATTCCGCGGATATCGCCAGGGGCGGGGAGGTGTTTGTCACCAAGATGCCGGTGATCCGCATTGAAGACCTGGCCCGGGTGATGATTGACGATCTGGCCCCCCGGTACGGACATGATCCGGCAGCGGTCACGACAGAGGTGATCGGCACCAAGGCCGGCGAAAAACTCTACGAAGAGTTGATGACCGACGAGGAGACCCGCCGGAGTCTGGAGCTGGCCCGCTATTTTGTGGTGCGGCCTGCGTTCCTTTCTCTTTACCGGGAAATTGATTACACCTATGCGGATATGATCAGCGACAGGGTGGACCGGCCTTACCACTCCGCCAACGAGACACCGTTGACCCAGGCCGAGCTTAGGGCTTTTCTGTATGAGAACAACCTCATCGAAGGCGAAGCGGCCGAACCGTTTCAACCGGCAAAACGGTTTTAA
- a CDS encoding acyl-CoA dehydrogenase, protein MAQQLADRRDIDFVIWEQLDGEKFIKEGGYAEFNRKTCDLIINEARSLAIKEILPSLAESDEIGVKFDSGTVTVPESFVPLRKLILEGEWQNLMVPPEMGGQGAPPFVSAAATEYFMAANWPLFTYASLGCSTAGMIQHHGTEEQKKKYIPNLVSGKWGGTMLLTEPQAGTDVGAIETSAVKNPDGTYSLTGNKIFITNGEQNLTENIIHPVLARIEGHDPGTKGISIFIVPKFMVNDDGSLGERNDIVCTGTEEKMGIHASATCSMSLGSKGKCVGFLLGEEKQGMKIMFEMMNEARMATGLQAFAYASAAYLIAVNYARERIQSRDIMDYKNPAAPGVPIIKHPDVRRNLLWMKSIVDGMRSFFYYTGVAGTKAEIVEDETERRRNSGLFELLTPLIKEYLSFRGHEVCVQAMQVLGGSGYIKEYLVEQYTRDCKITTIYEGCSGVQAMDLLGRKLPMGGGKVFGSFMDEIKKTVEAAKQIDATSAMAQQMEKVANRMAEVAMHLGVTAMEGKLREAFAHSLPFLHAMGDVIMAWMLLWRAAVAAPKIEDAKKSDAAFYQGQVKTADFFIHTALYETMGAFDAIQATCTAALDIPDEGFGGL, encoded by the coding sequence ATGGCACAGCAACTGGCAGACAGGCGGGACATCGATTTTGTCATCTGGGAACAGCTCGACGGCGAGAAGTTCATCAAGGAGGGCGGGTATGCGGAGTTCAACCGGAAGACCTGCGACCTGATCATCAACGAGGCACGCTCCCTGGCCATCAAGGAGATTCTGCCGTCTCTTGCCGAAAGCGATGAGATCGGTGTGAAGTTTGACAGCGGCACGGTCACGGTGCCGGAATCCTTTGTCCCTTTGCGCAAGCTGATCCTGGAGGGTGAGTGGCAGAACCTGATGGTGCCGCCGGAGATGGGCGGCCAGGGCGCCCCTCCCTTTGTGTCGGCCGCGGCCACCGAATATTTCATGGCCGCCAACTGGCCCCTGTTCACCTATGCCAGCCTGGGATGCAGCACCGCCGGCATGATTCAGCATCACGGCACCGAAGAGCAGAAGAAAAAATATATTCCCAACCTGGTCTCCGGTAAATGGGGCGGCACCATGCTGCTCACCGAGCCCCAGGCCGGCACCGACGTGGGCGCCATTGAGACATCGGCGGTCAAGAACCCGGACGGCACCTATTCGCTGACCGGCAACAAGATTTTCATCACCAACGGCGAGCAGAACCTCACGGAAAACATCATTCACCCGGTTTTGGCCCGCATCGAGGGCCATGATCCCGGCACCAAAGGCATCTCCATCTTCATCGTGCCCAAGTTCATGGTCAATGACGACGGTTCCCTGGGCGAGCGCAACGACATCGTCTGCACCGGTACCGAGGAAAAGATGGGCATTCATGCCAGCGCCACGTGCAGCATGAGCCTGGGTTCCAAGGGCAAGTGCGTGGGCTTTCTGCTGGGTGAGGAAAAGCAGGGCATGAAGATCATGTTCGAGATGATGAACGAGGCCCGCATGGCCACCGGTCTTCAGGCTTTTGCCTATGCGTCGGCCGCTTATCTGATCGCGGTGAACTACGCCAGGGAGCGGATTCAGAGCCGGGATATCATGGATTACAAAAATCCGGCGGCCCCCGGTGTGCCGATTATTAAACATCCGGATGTGCGCAGAAACCTTTTGTGGATGAAGTCCATCGTGGACGGCATGCGCAGCTTCTTCTACTATACCGGTGTTGCGGGGACAAAAGCCGAGATCGTGGAGGATGAAACCGAGCGGCGCCGCAACTCCGGCCTGTTCGAACTGCTCACCCCCCTGATCAAGGAGTACCTGTCCTTCCGGGGCCACGAGGTGTGTGTCCAGGCCATGCAGGTGCTGGGCGGCTCCGGCTACATCAAGGAGTACCTGGTGGAGCAGTACACCCGGGACTGCAAGATCACTACCATCTACGAGGGGTGCAGCGGCGTTCAGGCCATGGACCTGCTGGGCCGCAAGCTGCCCATGGGCGGCGGCAAGGTGTTCGGCAGCTTCATGGACGAAATCAAGAAAACCGTTGAGGCGGCCAAACAGATTGATGCCACCAGCGCGATGGCCCAGCAGATGGAAAAGGTCGCCAACCGCATGGCCGAAGTGGCCATGCACCTGGGCGTCACTGCCATGGAAGGCAAGCTCAGGGAGGCCTTTGCCCACTCCCTGCCGTTCCTTCATGCCATGGGGGACGTGATCATGGCCTGGATGCTGCTGTGGCGGGCCGCTGTGGCGGCCCCGAAGATCGAGGACGCCAAGAAGAGCGACGCGGCCTTCTACCAGGGCCAGGTCAAGACCGCTGACTTTTTCATCCACACCGCGCTGTACGAGACCATGGGGGCCTTTGATGCGATTCAGGCCACCTGCACCGCGGCCCTTGATATTCCGGATGAAGGGTTTGGCGGTTTATAA